Genomic segment of Glandiceps talaboti chromosome 17, keGlaTala1.1, whole genome shotgun sequence:
GTTGTTTTTCACATATTTAATTTGGCAATGAGCAAATCAAGATGAAAGAAATGCACCATGCTAGCACTGTTCATCAAAGTTAAAaatattatacttttacatgtacacttgatatgattTACTATGATTTACTATGATCGCCATGGACAAAACCATGGCAAGACAGGTAAGGAAGCCTTAAAGGCTTAGCTAATCCCTCTTTTTGTTCTTATGCTGATCGAGATATGAATGCTATGTAGACAGACTTATATAATGTTTTAGTAACAGCTGTACAACAGTAACATGACTTGCCTAGCATGCAAGTACAGAAAGCAAACAAGTGATTGATGGCTGTAGTGTAAAtactgtagtctagttcctgtacggtatcattatgatttacacctccactcagtcagACACCACTACGCTGGCATCCAGACAATagtgtactgttcacataccaAGTATATTAGGTAATTTATCTGCCACAAGATTTGCATGACAGCATTACTAGTAAACATGTCGCATTTCATGTTTAAAAAATGGATATTTTTAAGTAAATTTAGTATTTGAATGTTTCCTGTGatccattacatgtacatggtggtACATAATGTCATTTGTCTGGGCTTATTTGCCTGTGCCAGGGGCAAGGGAGATTAGACAGCACCCTCAAcagctgatctgtcagtctagtACTTGAATATTTCTTGTGAGTCTTTATGCATGTATAGAGCAGTAAACATTAGTAGAGTTACAACATTACATGGACTATAAACTGTGGGTATATTGCTACatgtaacaggtttattgtatcCCTGACAGAATGCTATATTGACTTCTATTATGACCTTTGATAGAGAACCTCTATCTCACTGGACATTAATaaggtttccatggtaattaGGACAAAATGACATATAACACTATTAGATGACAGTAAATACCAACAAACTTAAGGAGTACAATTACAGTTCCGTATTCATTTGGGTTGTACCGACTACGTTGAAGACATCATTATGGCCACCGCTGCTCCTGATTTGGACACATTCCTGGCTGAATTTGGTGAGGGTTTTCTTTCTTGTTCAATTTGTTTAGAGCAGTACAAGAATCCCAAAATACTACCATGTCAACACACCTTTTGTCAGGATTGTTTGGTTACATTAGTCAAGAAAACTGGCAAACTAAATTGTTCAACGTGTGACACACCGTGCGAACTAGAAGAAGGTGGCGTGTCTGAACTGCAAGCCAACTTCTTCATGAATTCACTACTTGATCTGGTTAAAAACACAAAAGCAAGCGATGTGTCAGAACCAGGGCTTTGTGAAGGATGTGAAGAAAACACAGCAACATACAGGTGTGTTGATTGCAGCTCAAATATATGTTCCATTTGTAACAAGGCACATAGAAAATTTATAGTAACAAGAAAACACAATGTTGTTGAACTTGAGGAGTTCAAAGAAGCCAAAACCACTAGTCGGTTGCTACAGAAACAAAATGTCCACTGCAACATACATCCTGAGAATGCAGTCAAATACTTCTGTGAGACATGTCAAGTCACTATGTGTACTGATTGTGCCATGATTAAACATCGTACCGCTGAACATGTCCACAAAGAATTGAAAGATGTGGCATATGAATACATCACACAGTTGGAAGAATTGGTGGCAAAACTgagagggaaagaaaaagataCTGAAAGATGCAAGTCAGACGCCAAACAGACCAAAGACAGACTTCAAGTAAAGTGTctagaagaagaaaagaaggtGAGAAAGAAAGCAGAAGAGATGGTTCAGAAAATAAGGAAGGAAGAGAAGAGACTAGTAGAGGAGTTGAAGTCAGAGTATggacagaaaatgaaaactgCTGAAGTTCAAATAGATGAATGGGAAATGAAACATGGCATTATTTCTAGTACATGTGGTTACCTAGAGACACTTATGCATCATGGGAGTGCTGCCCAGCTGCTGGCCAACAAACAAGACACTGTTTGCCACATTCAAGGTCTTATTGCCATGGATACCAAACAAACCCAACCTGAAAAAGTAGAGTTCAGACCTGCTGCTGACATGGCTAGGCAAGGAATGCTGGGATTGCTGTGTATAGAGGACACCAGTCCAAGCACAGAATTCAATCCTGTTGGTCATCATGTTGACATGACAACAGGCGATTTGAAATCTGCAAAGCCATGTACTGAAGAAAAGAAGTCAAAAGATACTTCTGGTAGTATAACAAGTGCAGTAAAACCTAAATCACCTGAGATCTGTGCAGCACAGTGTGTCTTTGAAAACGTTCCAACTACACTACAAGAATATGAATCAGGTGACATAGTGATCAGAACCAAGGACAGACAGGGAAGACAAGTCATACCAATACCACCTGTATCAGCTGAGATGACTAAACCAGATGGAACACGCCAAGATGTCAAAGTAACTGACAACAGAGATGGTACACTAGCTTTCACTGTCAGAGGAGAAATGGAAGGGAAACAtcaagttaccatggcaataggAGATCAGGCAATACCAGGATCCCCCTTTAGTATTCATGTGAACCGAAGACTGGTGAAGACTATAGGAAAGTGTGGTAGTGGGAAAGGAGACTTTGATAGTCCAATCAGTGTTACCATGAACAAGAAAGGACATATTGTGGTACCTGAGTGGGGTAACAGAAGGATAAAAGTAATAGACAAAGATGGTAATCATGTAAGAAGTTTTACATTCACACAGTTTAAAAATACCTTCTATCCCAAGGATGTAGCAGTGTCTGATGATGGTAACTACTTCATGACAGATTATTACAACCATCAAATTGTAGTAAGTGACGAGAATGGTAAACTACTCAGATGCTTTGGACAGAATGAACTGAGGTATCCACGTGGGATCACTATCAGCCCTGTAGATGGCGATGTCTATGTCACAGAATGGGATGGGAAAGCAGATGACAATAATGACAAGACAAGAAACAGTGTCAGCACATACACCCAAGATGGTAAATATATATCAACCTTGGGTATATATGGAAGTGGACAGGGTGAATTCAATGCACCCAAATACCCAGCTATAAGCAGACAAGGTTTGATTTATGTACCAGACATGAACAACCATCGTGTACAAGTATTCAATGAAGACTGCCAATTTGTATTTCAGTTTGGTCAGTTTGGACAAGAGGCTGGTCAACTGAAATGGCCTCAAGGAGCAGCTGTTGACAATGCTGGAAATGTGTACATCACAGAGCAAGGTAACAAGAGAGTTCAGAAGTTCAACAGTACAGGTGAATTCATATGCCgtattgatggtgatgatgccAGACTGATGTTGCCCATGGGTGTAGCAGTAACAGATGACATACC
This window contains:
- the LOC144448591 gene encoding E3 ubiquitin-protein ligase TRIM45-like; protein product: MATAAPDLDTFLAEFGEGFLSCSICLEQYKNPKILPCQHTFCQDCLVTLVKKTGKLNCSTCDTPCELEEGGVSELQANFFMNSLLDLVKNTKASDVSEPGLCEGCEENTATYRCVDCSSNICSICNKAHRKFIVTRKHNVVELEEFKEAKTTSRLLQKQNVHCNIHPENAVKYFCETCQVTMCTDCAMIKHRTAEHVHKELKDVAYEYITQLEELVAKLRGKEKDTERCKSDAKQTKDRLQVKCLEEEKKVRKKAEEMVQKIRKEEKRLVEELKSEYGQKMKTAEVQIDEWEMKHGIISSTCGYLETLMHHGSAAQLLANKQDTVCHIQGLIAMDTKQTQPEKVEFRPAADMARQGMLGLLCIEDTSPSTEFNPVGHHVDMTTGDLKSAKPCTEEKKSKDTSGSITSAVKPKSPEICAAQCVFENVPTTLQEYESGDIVIRTKDRQGRQVIPIPPVSAEMTKPDGTRQDVKVTDNRDGTLAFTVRGEMEGKHQVTMAIGDQAIPGSPFSIHVNRRLVKTIGKCGSGKGDFDSPISVTMNKKGHIVVPEWGNRRIKVIDKDGNHVRSFTFTQFKNTFYPKDVAVSDDGNYFMTDYYNHQIVVSDENGKLLRCFGQNELRYPRGITISPVDGDVYVTEWDGKADDNNDKTRNSVSTYTQDGKYISTLGIYGSGQGEFNAPKYPAISRQGLIYVPDMNNHRVQVFNEDCQFVFQFGQFGQEAGQLKWPQGAAVDNAGNVYITEQGNKRVQKFNSTGEFICRIDGDDARLMLPMGVAVTDDIPPKVIVADYSGHCLKIFTQLQ